In Thermococcus camini, a genomic segment contains:
- a CDS encoding PqqD family protein: protein MEEYMNLVPVRNEKVELRKIEGRYYLLIPMDSKLDFLARRLHGEYRRIELDEIGAYTWELCDGRRTVKEIGKALKARFGDEIEPLYERLVTFLFELAKRYLIEFKRTNELE from the coding sequence ATGGAAGAGTACATGAACCTCGTGCCAGTGCGCAACGAGAAGGTCGAACTGAGGAAGATCGAAGGGAGGTACTACCTCCTGATTCCCATGGACTCAAAGCTGGACTTTCTGGCCAGGAGGCTCCACGGGGAGTACAGGAGGATAGAGCTGGACGAGATAGGAGCATACACGTGGGAACTGTGCGACGGCAGGAGAACAGTGAAAGAGATAGGGAAGGCTCTGAAGGCCCGCTTTGGGGACGAAATTGAACCCCTCTACGAGCGCCTGGTGACGTTTCTTTTCGAGCTGGCGAAGAGATATTTGATTGAGTTTAAAAGAACGAATGAATTAGAATAG
- a CDS encoding MBL fold metallo-hydrolase, giving the protein MIEITFLGSGGGRFITITQFRSTGGFHIRASRNIYVDPGPGALVRSWRYKLDPRKLDVIFVSHRHVDHCNDAEVMIEAMTGGALKKRGVLIASKSVVYGDETHTPAVSKYHLDVLESIHIPEPGSRIAIGDEEMVITPAQHSDPTTIGFRMKSPMGDISYIPDTAYFDELLEWHDGSRLIIAAVTRPRDMGIPYHLSTDDIVMMLKRMREKPEALVVSHIGMKMHFANPYKEAKYIETVTGVKTYVAKEGFRVRMEKNEIAVRTLRPARFV; this is encoded by the coding sequence TTGATAGAGATAACCTTCCTCGGTAGCGGCGGCGGCAGGTTCATCACCATAACCCAGTTCCGCTCCACCGGCGGCTTCCACATACGTGCCAGCAGGAACATCTACGTTGACCCCGGGCCCGGCGCCCTCGTGAGGAGCTGGCGCTACAAGCTCGACCCCAGGAAGCTCGATGTCATCTTCGTCTCCCACAGGCATGTGGATCACTGCAATGACGCGGAGGTCATGATAGAGGCCATGACCGGCGGCGCACTCAAGAAGAGAGGCGTTCTCATAGCATCCAAGAGCGTCGTCTACGGCGACGAGACCCACACTCCGGCCGTCAGCAAGTACCACCTGGACGTGCTCGAGAGCATACACATCCCGGAGCCGGGAAGCAGGATAGCGATAGGCGATGAGGAGATGGTGATAACCCCGGCCCAGCACTCGGACCCGACCACCATCGGCTTCCGCATGAAGAGCCCCATGGGGGACATCTCGTACATCCCCGACACGGCTTACTTCGATGAACTCTTGGAGTGGCACGATGGTTCGAGACTGATCATCGCGGCGGTCACCAGGCCGAGGGACATGGGCATCCCTTACCATCTGAGCACCGACGACATCGTCATGATGCTCAAGAGGATGCGTGAGAAGCCCGAGGCCCTCGTGGTGAGCCACATAGGCATGAAGATGCACTTCGCGAACCCATACAAGGAGGCCAAGTACATCGAAACCGTCACCGGCGTCAAGACCTACGTGGCCAAGGAGGGCTTCAGGGTCAGGATGGAAAAGAACGAGATAGCGGTGAGAACGCTGAGGCCTGCGAGATTCGTTTAG
- a CDS encoding ATPase domain-containing protein, whose product MVTKYTVERLKSGIPGFDDLIEGGFPSGTTVLVTGPTGSGKTTFGVQFVYKGAELYNEPGVIVTLEERAQDLRKEMLAFGWDFEKYERERKIAIVDGVSAVVGLPSEEQYVLEGNLNAEDFLRYIYRVVKAIDAKRLVIDSIPSIAFRLRKENEIREVLLQLNTILLEMGVTSILTTEAPEPGRGKISRYGIEEYIARGVILLDFVEKEVELKRYLLIRKMRETKHSMKKYPFEINEKGIVVYPSGEVY is encoded by the coding sequence ATGGTCACGAAATACACAGTTGAAAGATTGAAAAGTGGCATTCCTGGCTTTGATGATTTAATCGAGGGCGGCTTTCCCAGCGGAACCACGGTTCTGGTTACCGGCCCTACCGGAAGCGGCAAGACTACTTTTGGTGTCCAGTTCGTCTATAAAGGTGCCGAGCTCTACAATGAGCCTGGAGTTATCGTCACCCTTGAGGAGAGGGCTCAGGACCTCAGGAAGGAGATGCTCGCCTTTGGATGGGACTTTGAGAAGTACGAGAGGGAGAGAAAGATAGCCATCGTGGACGGCGTGAGCGCGGTTGTAGGTCTTCCCTCCGAGGAGCAGTACGTTCTTGAGGGCAACCTCAACGCAGAGGACTTCCTCCGCTACATATACCGCGTTGTCAAGGCCATCGATGCCAAGAGGCTCGTGATAGACTCGATTCCTTCCATCGCGTTCAGGCTCAGGAAGGAGAATGAAATCAGGGAGGTTCTTCTTCAGCTCAACACGATTCTCCTTGAGATGGGGGTTACCTCGATACTTACCACCGAGGCCCCAGAACCGGGCAGGGGCAAGATAAGCCGCTACGGCATAGAGGAGTACATAGCCAGGGGTGTCATCCTCCTCGACTTCGTTGAGAAGGAAGTTGAGCTGAAGCGCTACCTCCTGATAAGGAAGATGCGCGAGACCAAGCACTCGATGAAGAAGTACCCCTTCGAGATCAACGAGAAGGGCATCGTGGTCTATCCGAGCGGCGAAGTCTACTAA
- a CDS encoding OPT family oligopeptide transporter codes for MELKPYIPPEKSLPEYTVKAFVLGIVLSIIMGAANAYLGMYAGMTVSASIPAAVISMAILFAFKDRNILENNMVQTAASAGESLAAGVIFTFPALVVLGYYTTFPYYIVTIIAALGGSLGALFTIVLRRAFIAEEKLPYPEGMACAEVLIAGERGGSHAKPILYGGIFGGLFKLFGSSGLWSGTVEAAKMVGSRVYYLGSDLSAALIAVGYIVGLNIAFLVFLGGAIAWFIAIPIYAGQMGHTDLGPLDLAWTIWSTKIRYMGVGAMVVGGLWSLIKLRNPIRRGIRAGLEVAKRKQSGEAILRTEEDLPLNYVLMLIAAFVVPLFLLYFHIIGSVGIAAIMAVILLIVGFLGSSIAGYLAGVVGSSNNPVSGITIMSLLFTAFALKALGLSGMEGMAATILVAAVICTAAAIAGDTMQDLATGYMVGATPKRQQVFEMVGTFFAALVMAPVLNLLIQAYGIAGTPTAKENALAAPQAFLMAKVTEGVFTGNLEWNMIYIGAGIAIALIILDEILAMKGSKFRTPVMPVAVGIYLPLSLGVPIFIGGLVKHFVTKSRNEEGENPTDPGVLGAAGLIAGEALMGIFFAALIVAGIAPSSGFSSNILGVILLAGIALWLYMTGRRK; via the coding sequence ATGGAGCTGAAACCGTACATACCACCGGAGAAATCACTGCCCGAATATACGGTGAAGGCTTTTGTTTTGGGTATCGTCCTTTCGATAATAATGGGCGCGGCAAACGCCTACCTTGGAATGTACGCGGGTATGACCGTGAGTGCCAGTATCCCTGCGGCGGTCATATCGATGGCAATACTCTTCGCGTTCAAGGACAGGAACATCCTCGAGAACAACATGGTGCAGACCGCTGCTTCAGCGGGTGAGTCGCTGGCGGCCGGAGTCATATTCACGTTCCCGGCGCTGGTAGTCCTCGGCTACTACACGACCTTCCCGTACTACATAGTCACCATAATCGCCGCCCTCGGCGGTTCCCTCGGTGCCCTCTTCACCATAGTGCTCAGAAGGGCCTTCATAGCCGAGGAGAAGCTCCCGTATCCCGAGGGTATGGCCTGCGCCGAGGTCCTCATAGCCGGTGAGAGGGGAGGAAGCCACGCCAAGCCGATACTCTACGGTGGAATCTTCGGAGGCCTCTTCAAGCTCTTCGGAAGCTCGGGCCTCTGGTCGGGAACCGTCGAGGCCGCCAAGATGGTCGGCTCCCGCGTCTACTACCTCGGAAGCGACCTCTCCGCGGCGCTCATAGCCGTCGGCTACATCGTCGGCCTCAACATAGCCTTCCTGGTCTTCCTCGGAGGCGCCATAGCCTGGTTCATAGCCATTCCGATCTACGCCGGTCAGATGGGCCACACCGACCTCGGCCCGCTTGACCTCGCATGGACCATCTGGAGCACCAAGATTCGCTACATGGGTGTCGGCGCGATGGTCGTCGGTGGTCTCTGGAGCCTCATCAAGCTCAGGAACCCGATAAGGAGGGGCATCAGGGCCGGCCTTGAAGTCGCCAAGAGGAAGCAGTCCGGCGAGGCAATCCTCAGAACCGAGGAGGACCTCCCGCTCAACTACGTCCTCATGCTCATAGCGGCCTTCGTCGTCCCGCTGTTCCTGCTCTACTTCCACATCATCGGCTCGGTGGGAATTGCGGCAATAATGGCGGTGATACTCCTCATCGTCGGCTTCCTCGGAAGCTCGATAGCCGGCTACCTCGCGGGTGTCGTCGGTTCATCCAACAACCCTGTCTCGGGAATCACCATCATGAGCCTGCTCTTCACCGCCTTCGCCCTCAAGGCCCTCGGCCTCAGCGGGATGGAGGGCATGGCGGCGACCATACTCGTCGCGGCGGTCATCTGTACGGCAGCAGCAATAGCAGGTGACACCATGCAGGACCTCGCCACCGGTTACATGGTTGGAGCCACGCCAAAGAGGCAGCAGGTATTCGAGATGGTCGGAACCTTCTTCGCCGCCCTCGTCATGGCCCCAGTGCTCAACCTGCTCATCCAGGCCTACGGTATAGCCGGAACCCCGACCGCCAAGGAAAATGCCCTCGCGGCACCTCAGGCATTCCTCATGGCCAAGGTCACCGAGGGTGTATTCACCGGCAACCTCGAGTGGAACATGATATACATAGGCGCTGGAATAGCCATAGCCCTCATAATCCTAGACGAGATACTCGCCATGAAGGGCTCCAAGTTCAGGACCCCGGTCATGCCGGTCGCGGTCGGTATCTACCTGCCACTCAGCCTCGGCGTTCCGATATTCATCGGCGGTCTCGTCAAGCACTTCGTCACCAAGTCCAGAAACGAGGAAGGGGAGAACCCGACCGACCCGGGAGTACTCGGCGCCGCAGGACTTATCGCCGGTGAGGCCCTCATGGGCATATTCTTCGCCGCCCTCATCGTTGCGGGCATCGCCCCGAGCTCGGGCTTCAGCAGCAACATCCTGGGAGTTATCCTCCTTGCCGGAATAGCGCTCTGGCTCTACATGACGGGCAGGAGGAAGTGA
- a CDS encoding DUF5748 family protein: MHFEVVKEFLEETGADWIEIDGEIHLEPEVFYEVWKYVGQPDLETYVIEDEVVEPGSYDPPEMKYTDMKKVKVKKAYFTTLDGKKIVTDYVELQRILKEKSV, encoded by the coding sequence ATGCACTTCGAGGTAGTGAAGGAGTTTCTTGAGGAAACCGGGGCGGACTGGATAGAGATTGACGGCGAAATTCACCTCGAGCCGGAGGTCTTTTACGAGGTCTGGAAATACGTCGGCCAGCCGGACCTCGAAACGTACGTCATCGAGGACGAGGTCGTCGAGCCTGGTTCTTACGATCCGCCCGAGATGAAATACACCGACATGAAAAAGGTGAAGGTCAAAAAGGCCTACTTCACCACCCTCGACGGCAAGAAAATCGTGACCGACTACGTCGAGCTCCAGAGGATTCTGAAGGAGAAATCCGTCTGA
- a CDS encoding tripartite tricarboxylate transporter permease has translation MLRELLTGIAGGTLSGVSPGIHVNTLAAFLSSAGIRDNLVLFAMGLTHTFLDVIPSAFLGVPDEGTALGVLPAHRLVLRGRTMEVVRIALWASFLAVLMAIPSMPLYFRLAPLYRPGAGRFLVFLLAVFLVLTEPGLKKLSALLVFFLSGILGMLTFRLGLSQPFYHLFTGLFGVPVILLSALEGRTRPIGAGDGEVRLDKGRFLGFSALGTALGMAASLVPAFTASQAALLGSFLSKDERSFLTIVFSVNTANFMFSFANFLSTGRRRNGIVALMAPAAESDIYFYLLVALFVSMAVLLYAEPLAVLILRLLGRVPYRALNSAVAGILVVLSYLFDGVTGLVFLLGGVMIGLLAAVLGVKRTNCMGVLMLSIIIG, from the coding sequence GTGCTCCGGGAACTGCTGACGGGTATAGCAGGTGGAACGCTCAGCGGCGTTTCACCTGGAATCCACGTCAATACCCTGGCGGCGTTTCTTTCGAGCGCCGGGATCCGCGATAACCTCGTCCTCTTCGCCATGGGTCTGACCCACACTTTCCTGGACGTCATCCCCTCCGCCTTCCTGGGGGTTCCTGACGAGGGTACTGCGCTTGGTGTCCTCCCAGCCCACCGGCTCGTTCTCAGGGGACGGACAATGGAGGTTGTTAGAATTGCTCTGTGGGCGAGTTTTCTGGCCGTTCTGATGGCGATTCCATCGATGCCCCTGTACTTCCGTCTCGCGCCGCTGTACCGCCCGGGCGCCGGTCGCTTCCTCGTTTTTCTGCTCGCGGTTTTTCTGGTGCTGACGGAGCCAGGACTGAAGAAGCTTTCCGCCCTTCTCGTGTTCTTTCTCTCCGGGATTCTTGGAATGCTGACCTTCCGGCTCGGCCTCTCGCAGCCTTTCTACCACCTCTTCACGGGCCTGTTTGGGGTTCCGGTTATCCTGCTCTCGGCCCTGGAAGGGAGGACGCGCCCGATAGGGGCCGGAGACGGGGAGGTTCGCCTGGATAAAGGCCGCTTCCTGGGCTTCTCGGCCCTGGGAACGGCGCTGGGTATGGCGGCTTCGCTGGTTCCCGCCTTCACGGCATCCCAGGCGGCTCTCCTCGGTTCCTTCCTTTCGAAAGACGAGCGTTCCTTCCTGACCATCGTGTTCTCAGTGAACACGGCCAACTTCATGTTCTCCTTTGCCAATTTCCTCTCAACTGGAAGGAGGCGAAACGGTATCGTTGCCCTGATGGCGCCCGCTGCGGAGAGTGATATCTACTTCTACCTCTTGGTGGCTCTATTCGTTTCGATGGCGGTTCTCCTCTATGCCGAGCCCCTAGCCGTTCTCATACTCCGTCTGCTCGGGCGGGTTCCTTACAGGGCGCTCAACTCCGCGGTTGCCGGGATTCTCGTGGTTCTTTCGTATCTCTTTGATGGTGTCACGGGTTTGGTCTTTCTCCTGGGAGGCGTGATGATCGGACTGCTGGCGGCGGTGCTCGGGGTCAAGAGAACGAACTGCATGGGGGTGCTGATGCTCTCAATAATAATCGGATAA
- a CDS encoding ATP-binding protein produces the protein MVELTDYLLKLSAELPSRFDYARGLRKRFLFEKLSGLVDDYIESESPKTVLLPGLRGTGKTTLLGQLYFHTLSKTSDVIYISADEAHLLGFSLHEVIERYFDVFRPKRPVLLLDEVQYDPNWDLTLKVLHDRRKALVIATGSSALKLKESPDLARRAIHVEVKPLSFIEYFHLIGEDIEPVGLDALFEFDVDGLERALSRTVHFAKTAEKYLELGSLPLSLELDGREAYESLFSLVERIVYRDLPEFRNFDASTLDSALRLLTIIAGPKAERFSYEKLSKALGISKSTVMELVRAFIASGLLIEIPSIGSLSKKIRRSPKLKFSAPSMRAALLSKFEVVELASLLEDMVALYLSGEGLLEYEPGKGGADFVLTRKGKRYVVEVGLGKEDYAQVRRSMERTGAEFGIVIGREFDARENLLMIPWWAFLGLV, from the coding sequence ATGGTCGAGCTAACGGACTACTTATTAAAACTCTCCGCGGAGCTACCATCGAGGTTCGATTACGCGAGAGGACTGAGGAAGCGCTTCCTTTTTGAGAAACTTTCCGGGCTCGTCGATGACTATATCGAGAGTGAAAGTCCAAAAACCGTCCTCCTCCCTGGCCTGAGGGGGACTGGAAAAACCACCCTCCTCGGTCAGCTATACTTTCACACACTTTCAAAGACCTCCGATGTGATTTACATATCAGCTGATGAAGCTCACCTCCTCGGATTTTCCCTTCATGAGGTCATCGAGAGGTATTTCGATGTTTTCAGGCCGAAGAGGCCTGTTCTTCTACTCGACGAGGTTCAATACGACCCCAACTGGGATCTGACGTTGAAGGTTCTCCACGACAGGAGAAAGGCCCTTGTGATCGCCACAGGCTCATCCGCTTTAAAGCTGAAGGAAAGCCCCGACCTCGCGAGGAGGGCTATCCACGTTGAGGTGAAGCCGCTCAGCTTCATTGAATACTTTCACCTCATCGGGGAAGACATCGAGCCGGTGGGTCTTGATGCGCTGTTTGAATTCGACGTTGATGGGCTGGAAAGGGCACTCTCAAGGACTGTTCATTTTGCTAAAACCGCGGAGAAATACCTTGAGCTTGGTTCGCTTCCCCTTTCCCTTGAGCTTGACGGGAGAGAGGCCTACGAATCTCTGTTTTCCCTCGTCGAAAGGATAGTCTACCGGGACCTTCCCGAGTTCAGAAACTTCGATGCCTCAACCCTCGATTCCGCTCTGAGGCTTCTAACAATAATCGCCGGCCCAAAGGCGGAGCGCTTCAGCTACGAGAAGCTCTCGAAGGCGCTGGGAATATCAAAGAGCACCGTCATGGAACTTGTAAGGGCCTTCATTGCCAGTGGGCTGCTTATTGAGATACCCTCCATTGGGAGTCTCTCAAAGAAAATTCGCAGAAGTCCGAAGCTCAAGTTCTCGGCACCTTCTATGAGGGCCGCGCTCCTTTCGAAGTTCGAGGTAGTTGAACTCGCCTCCCTGCTCGAGGACATGGTTGCCCTCTACCTTTCTGGTGAAGGGCTCCTGGAGTACGAGCCTGGGAAGGGCGGTGCTGACTTCGTTCTCACGAGGAAGGGAAAACGATACGTCGTTGAGGTTGGCCTTGGAAAGGAGGATTATGCTCAGGTTAGAAGGAGCATGGAGAGAACGGGGGCTGAATTTGGGATAGTTATAGGAAGGGAGTTCGATGCCAGGGAAAACCTCCTGATGATTCCATGGTGGGCCTTCTTAGGGCTGGTTTAG
- a CDS encoding M20 family metallo-hydrolase has translation MSEALEKVSQEIEKLQDEMVETLVELIKIPAISPDYGYEGEYDKAQKLLETIRDWPFDKVEVYNAPDERAKNGVRPSILAYYYGQDGDKSPRIWILTHIDVVPPGDLSKWTVTEPFKPIVKDGKVYGRGSEDNGQSLVASLYAVRAMMNLGIRPKRTVILAFVSDEETGSKYGVEWLMREHPELFRKDDLVLVPDGGNEEGTFIEVAEKSILWLRVKVRGRQVHASMPDKGLNAHRVALDFAYHLDKLLHEKYGERDELFEPAESTFEPTMVHGPADSPNIAPGEHEVVFDCRILPRYSVDDILADAKALAEEIKEKYRKEFDGEVLPEIEFEVLQRMDAPEPTDPNSEIVVLLKEALRKLRGKEAKVGGIGGGTFAAYFRKLGIPAVVWATLDEMAHQPNEYAWIKNMVEDAKVMAALALL, from the coding sequence ATGAGCGAAGCCCTTGAGAAGGTCTCGCAGGAGATTGAGAAGCTCCAGGACGAGATGGTGGAAACCCTCGTCGAACTGATTAAAATCCCAGCCATAAGCCCGGACTACGGCTACGAGGGGGAATACGACAAGGCCCAGAAGCTGCTTGAGACAATCAGAGACTGGCCCTTTGACAAGGTTGAAGTCTACAACGCGCCCGATGAGAGGGCGAAAAATGGAGTCAGACCGAGCATTCTCGCCTACTACTACGGCCAGGACGGCGATAAAAGCCCTAGGATATGGATTCTCACCCATATAGACGTCGTTCCGCCCGGAGACCTGAGCAAGTGGACGGTCACGGAGCCATTCAAGCCGATCGTCAAGGATGGAAAGGTCTACGGGCGCGGAAGCGAGGACAACGGACAGAGCCTCGTCGCGAGCCTCTACGCTGTAAGGGCCATGATGAACCTCGGAATAAGGCCGAAGAGAACGGTCATTTTAGCTTTCGTCAGCGACGAGGAGACGGGCAGCAAGTACGGCGTCGAGTGGCTCATGAGGGAGCATCCGGAGCTGTTCAGGAAGGACGACCTGGTCCTCGTCCCGGACGGCGGAAACGAGGAAGGGACTTTCATCGAGGTGGCCGAGAAGAGCATCCTCTGGCTCAGGGTGAAGGTCAGGGGCAGGCAGGTTCACGCCAGCATGCCGGACAAGGGACTAAACGCCCACCGTGTAGCGCTCGACTTCGCCTACCACCTCGACAAACTCCTCCACGAGAAGTACGGCGAGAGGGACGAGCTCTTCGAGCCAGCGGAGAGCACCTTCGAGCCGACGATGGTTCACGGTCCGGCAGACAGTCCGAACATAGCACCGGGCGAGCATGAGGTGGTTTTCGACTGCAGGATTCTGCCGAGGTACAGTGTAGATGATATCCTCGCTGACGCAAAGGCCCTCGCCGAGGAGATTAAAGAGAAGTACAGAAAGGAGTTCGACGGCGAAGTTCTGCCTGAGATAGAGTTCGAGGTTCTCCAGCGCATGGACGCTCCAGAGCCAACTGATCCCAACAGCGAGATAGTGGTTCTTCTCAAAGAGGCCCTGAGGAAGCTCCGAGGAAAAGAAGCTAAGGTCGGGGGAATAGGCGGCGGAACCTTCGCGGCATACTTCAGGAAGCTCGGGATTCCCGCGGTTGTCTGGGCGACGCTCGACGAGATGGCCCACCAGCCCAACGAGTACGCCTGGATAAAGAACATGGTCGAAGATGCGAAGGTCATGGCGGCTTTAGCACTTCTCTGA
- a CDS encoding class I SAM-dependent rRNA methyltransferase: MAKVIVDAQAARAIGKGAMIVFKKGVVRTEGEIRPGDIAEVYTRGGKFLGRGFINPNSNIMVRLITQDEHTEVNKELFRERIRRANEYRKKVLGYDKAYRMVYGEADYLPGLIVDRFNEIASLQISSIGMERFKFDVAEAIMEAEPEIETVFEKNTGRSRRREGLPEIERVLLGREKYRTVIEEGKAKFIVDMRGQKTGFFLDQRENRIALEKYVKPGMRVLDVFTYTGGFAIHAAVAGADEVVAVDKSPWAINMVKENAKLNGVEDRMKYVVGSAFQVMEDMIKRGEKFDVVILDPPAFVQHEKDLKRGLRAYFNVNYAGLQLVREGGILVTASCSQHVDMQAFKDMVIAAAAKAGKFLKLLEPYRTQAPDHPILMASKDTEYLKALFLYVEDIK, encoded by the coding sequence ATGGCGAAGGTTATAGTTGACGCTCAGGCTGCGAGAGCGATAGGCAAGGGTGCGATGATAGTTTTCAAGAAGGGAGTCGTGAGAACCGAGGGAGAGATAAGACCAGGTGACATAGCGGAGGTCTACACGCGCGGGGGCAAGTTTCTGGGCAGGGGATTCATCAACCCGAACTCCAACATCATGGTCAGGCTCATAACCCAGGACGAGCACACGGAGGTTAACAAGGAACTCTTCCGCGAGAGGATCAGGAGGGCCAACGAGTACCGCAAGAAGGTTCTCGGCTACGACAAGGCATACCGCATGGTGTACGGCGAGGCGGACTATCTGCCCGGCCTCATAGTTGACCGCTTCAACGAGATTGCCTCGCTTCAGATTTCGAGCATCGGCATGGAGAGGTTCAAGTTCGACGTTGCCGAGGCCATAATGGAGGCCGAGCCCGAGATTGAGACCGTCTTCGAGAAGAACACCGGACGGAGCAGGCGCAGGGAGGGGCTGCCCGAGATAGAGAGAGTTTTGCTTGGCAGGGAGAAGTACAGGACGGTAATCGAGGAGGGCAAAGCCAAGTTCATAGTTGATATGAGGGGACAAAAAACGGGCTTCTTCCTCGACCAGAGGGAGAACAGAATAGCCCTTGAGAAGTACGTCAAACCCGGGATGAGGGTTCTTGATGTCTTCACCTACACCGGCGGCTTCGCGATACACGCGGCAGTGGCTGGCGCCGACGAGGTTGTTGCAGTGGACAAGTCCCCCTGGGCCATAAACATGGTGAAGGAGAACGCCAAGCTCAACGGGGTTGAGGATAGGATGAAGTACGTCGTGGGGAGCGCGTTCCAGGTCATGGAGGACATGATAAAGAGGGGCGAGAAGTTCGACGTTGTAATCCTCGATCCGCCGGCCTTCGTTCAGCACGAGAAGGACCTGAAGAGAGGCCTCCGCGCTTACTTCAACGTGAACTACGCGGGTTTACAGCTGGTGAGGGAAGGGGGCATACTCGTCACGGCATCGTGCTCCCAGCACGTTGACATGCAGGCCTTCAAGGACATGGTGATAGCGGCCGCGGCCAAGGCGGGCAAGTTCCTTAAGCTCCTTGAGCCGTACAGGACGCAGGCGCCGGACCACCCGATACTGATGGCCTCGAAGGACACCGAGTACCTCAAGGCGCTCTTCCTCTACGTGGAGGATATTAAGTGA
- a CDS encoding RlmF-related methyltransferase: protein MPAWKDGKLGLPVKEAVKLFPELKDYLDERGRLDFSDREARILYNRAIAKAVFGLEIEYHPGGLVTTPVSRYLFLKTFLRGGERVLEIGTGHTAMMALLAEKLFNCDVTATELDEEFFEYARRNIKRNLAKVKLIRSNGGIIRGVIPEGEKFDVVFSAPPYYERPTKGVLTEREGLGGGEHGEAFSVRLIEEARDYLNPKGKVALFLPDKEPLIEAITEKGEELGYSVRDVRFRVGTRWRHSLILNQP from the coding sequence ATGCCAGCCTGGAAGGACGGAAAGCTGGGACTGCCGGTAAAGGAAGCCGTGAAGCTGTTTCCGGAGCTGAAGGACTACCTCGACGAGCGCGGAAGGCTCGACTTCTCGGACAGGGAAGCGAGGATACTCTACAACAGGGCGATAGCGAAAGCGGTCTTCGGGCTGGAGATAGAGTACCATCCCGGAGGGCTTGTGACCACCCCCGTCTCGCGCTACCTCTTTCTGAAGACATTCCTGCGCGGGGGAGAGAGGGTTCTGGAAATCGGAACCGGACACACTGCAATGATGGCCCTTCTGGCTGAGAAGCTCTTCAACTGCGACGTTACCGCGACGGAGCTCGACGAAGAGTTCTTTGAGTACGCGAGACGAAACATCAAGCGGAACCTCGCTAAGGTAAAGCTAATCAGGAGCAACGGTGGGATAATCAGGGGGGTAATTCCTGAGGGCGAGAAGTTTGATGTCGTGTTTTCAGCACCGCCTTACTATGAGAGACCAACGAAAGGAGTTTTAACCGAGCGTGAAGGGCTTGGTGGAGGAGAACACGGCGAGGCCTTTTCGGTGAGGCTCATTGAGGAGGCACGGGACTACCTGAACCCCAAGGGAAAGGTCGCCCTATTCCTGCCCGACAAGGAGCCTCTGATAGAGGCCATAACGGAAAAGGGAGAAGAACTGGGCTACTCCGTGAGGGACGTGAGGTTTCGGGTCGGAACGCGGTGGAGGCACAGCCTGATACTAAACCAGCCCTAA